The Winogradskyella schleiferi genome has a window encoding:
- the aqpZ gene encoding aquaporin Z: MKKLFAEFFGTFWLVFGGCGSAIFAAGIPDLGIGFVGVALAFGLTVLTMAYAVGHVSGAHFNPAVSVGLWAGGQFEAKDLLGYIIAQVIGAIAAAGVLYLIVSGKSGYEGVGGFAANGYGELSPDGYSMVSALIAEFILTAFFLLVILGSTYPKAPKGFAGIAIGLALVLIHLISIPITNTSVNPARSLSQALYADGSYLSQVWLFWVAPIAGAIAGGLIHKTLFSKD; encoded by the coding sequence TTGCTGCTGGAATTCCAGATTTAGGAATTGGATTTGTAGGCGTTGCTTTAGCTTTTGGTCTGACAGTATTAACAATGGCTTACGCAGTTGGCCATGTTTCTGGTGCGCATTTTAATCCTGCAGTCTCCGTTGGATTATGGGCTGGTGGACAATTTGAAGCAAAAGACCTACTAGGTTATATTATTGCTCAAGTGATTGGTGCTATTGCGGCAGCAGGTGTATTATATCTTATTGTATCAGGAAAATCTGGATATGAAGGCGTTGGAGGTTTTGCAGCAAACGGTTATGGCGAATTATCTCCAGATGGTTATAGTATGGTTTCTGCGTTAATTGCAGAGTTTATTTTAACAGCATTTTTTTTATTGGTTATTTTAGGAAGTACTTATCCTAAAGCGCCTAAAGGTTTTGCAGGAATTGCTATTGGTTTGGCCTTGGTGCTTATTCACTTAATTAGTATTCCTATTACAAATACATCTGTAAATCCTGCACGCTCTTTAAGTCAGGCTTTATACGCGGATGGTTCATATTTATCGCAAGTTTGGTTATTTTGGGTGGCACCAATTGCAGGAGCAATTGCAGGTGGTTTAATTCACAAAACTTTGTTTTCAAAAGATTAG